A single Montipora foliosa isolate CH-2021 chromosome 7, ASM3666993v2, whole genome shotgun sequence DNA region contains:
- the LOC138010901 gene encoding histamine H2 receptor-like → METEEIVKIVNCVVNIVLCFTATIGNVLVLYTVWKKPTLRSPSILLLCCLASTDLAVGLIVQPLFIASTLNGLYTRSETLKLTFRRIYNTIGFSLCGVSLSTIAGLSLDRLTAILKPLQYLSIVTVRRVTGILLAIWAVCVLAGITQFWEERILLPLIASVILISFCISVLSHATIFKILRRHRIEIQIQARAFEGANAAASMASLQKSAFSAFIFFIVLAICYFPYLLVYIIYLPREKRDGILSRSLASTVVFMNSALNPFLYCWRVREIRNAMLQVFRKLVPRK, encoded by the coding sequence ATGGAAACAGAGGAAATTGTAAAAATAGTAAACTGTGTTGTAAACATTGTACTTTGTTTCACAGCGACCATTGGAAACGTGCTTGTGCTGTACACAGTGTGGAAGAAGCCGACGCTTCGTTCGCCCTCTATCCTTTTACTATGTTGTCTGGCGTCAACAGATTTAGCTGTTGGTTTGATCGTGCAGCCTCTTTTTATAGCAAGTACCTTAAATGGCTTGTACACTCGATCCGAGACACTGAAACTAACGTTTAGAAGAATATATAACACCATTGGTTTCTCTCTTTGCGGAGTCTCCCTAAGCACAATTGCAGGACTTAGTCTTGACAGACTCACTGCCATTCTGAAGCCGCTGCAGTATCTCAGCATCGTTACTGTTCGGAGAGTTACTGGTATTCTTTTAGCGATTTGGGCAGTTTGTGTATTGGCAGGAATCACCCAGTTTTGGGAGGAACGAATTCTATTACCTTTAATTGCCTCTGTGATATTGATCAGTTTCTGTATCTCCGTTTTATCTCACGCGaccattttcaaaattcttCGGCGTCATCGAATAGAAATTCAAATTCAGGCTCGAGCGTTTGAGGGAGCAAATGCCGCCGCAAGTATGGCCAGCCTTCAAAAATCTGCCTTTAGTGCATTTATATTCTTCATTGTGCTCGCGATTTGTTACTTTCCTTATCTCCTTGTTTACATAATTTATCTCCCCCGTGAAAAAAGAGACGGTATTCTTAGCAGGTCTCTTGCCTCCACAGTTGTCTTCATGAACTCGGCTTTAAATCCATTTTTATATTGTTGGAGAgtacgtgagataagaaatgCGATGCTGCAAGTGTTTCGTAAACTTGTGCCAAGGAAGTGA